The stretch of DNA CTCTGTTGTTATGACCACCATATGCATCTGTCTTTCCCTTATGAGCATAAATTGGGCAACAGATAGAGCTAAGAAAAATACTTAAACCAAAAAGCAAAGTAAATATCTTTTTCATTTTTCCTCCTTAATTATGTTTCTCTCATCTTGAGAACTGTTTTCCCTTTCATTTGTATTTTCCAAATTTTCAGGCTCCATAATCTCCCCAGTAGAAGTGATGACACATTTCAGAGTTCCCTCAGTATCTGTTCTGTAAACTTGCACTTTATGTTTTCCCAATTCCATAAGGGTTTTCTGCGTTGGATGACCATATGAATTATTACCTACTTCAATAATTGCATATTTAGGATTTACTTTATTAAGAAAATCTGTACTTGTACTATATGCACTTCCGTGATGAGCTACCTTTAATATATCTGCCTTAAGCTTATCGCCATATTGTTTAATCAATCGTTCTTCAACACCCTTTCCTATATCTCCAGTAAAAAGAACTGATTTCCCTTTATATGTCAATTTCAGCACTATTGAGGCATCATTAATCTGATATCCATTGTTTGATATTGTTGTTGAGAT from Elusimicrobiota bacterium encodes:
- a CDS encoding MBL fold metallo-hydrolase; this encodes MIRKIFLILFLLSLVNILHADLTIYFVDVGQGDAEFIVLPSSKAVLIDGGSSDTNISNFLSKTGYSTIDFLVLTHPHSDHYAGLNYVFDKMQVNGFYDTKIDNARASGDDSVRNKAKIEPGCTTYYPIEGSTLNWDPEVRAELFNTCISTTISNNGYQINDASIVLKLTYKGKSVLFTGDIGKGVEERLIKQYGDKLKADILKVAHHGSAYSTSTDFLNKVNPKYAIIEVGNNSYGHPTQKTLMELGKHKVQVYRTDTEGTLKCVITSTGEIMEPENLENTNERENSSQDERNIIKEEK